The following coding sequences are from one Solea solea chromosome 11, fSolSol10.1, whole genome shotgun sequence window:
- the atp5pb gene encoding ATP synthase F(0) complex subunit B1, mitochondrial, which yields MLSRLVFVSASALKSNGPLGAGLVQASRSLHTSSQSLAPVPPLPEKGGKVRHGIIPEELFQLLYPKTGVTGPYMLGTGLLVYLLSKEIYVINHETLVVASIGAITVYGIKKFGPSVAAFADKLNEEKVAKAQEVKDLAMSSLTQAIEDEKKEQWRVEGRSMLFDAKRNNVAMLLETNNRERIHMVTNEVKRRLDYQIALQHLHRRMEQEHMVSWVEKNVVGSITPQQEKESIAKCITDLKALAKATQAKAAV from the exons ATGCTGTCCAGGCTCGTTTTTGTTTCAG CAAGTGCCCTGAAAAGCAATGGCCCCCTTGGAGCTGG CCTTGTCCAGGCATCTCGCTCCCTGCACACATCATCCCAGAGTTTGGCCCCAGTGCCTCCTTTGCCAGAGAAGGGAGGCAAAGTCCGCCATGGCATCATCCCAGAGGAGCTCTTCCAGCTCCTGTACCCCAAAACTGGAGTCACAG GACCTTACATGCTGGGCACTGGCCTCCTTGTCTACCTGCTTTCCAAGGAAATCTATGTCATCAACCATGAGACCCTTGTTGTCGCCTCAATAGGTGCTATCACTGTTTATGGTATCAAGAAATTTGGTCCAAGTGTTGCAGCTTTTGCTGACAAACTCAACGAG GAAAAAGTGGCCAAGGCTCAGGAGGTGAAGGACCTTGCTATGTCCAGCCTGACTCAGGCCATTGAGGATGAGAAGAAGGAACAGTGGAGAGTAGAGGGAAGATCAATGCTCTTCGATGCTAAGAGG AACAATGTGGCTATGCTATTGGAGACCAACAACAGAGAGCGGATACACATGGTGACAAATGAGGTGAAGAGACGCTTGGACTACCAGATTGCTCTGCAGCACCTCCACCGTCGTATGGAGCAGGAGCACATGGTCAGCTGGGTGGAGAAGAACGTCGTCGGTAGCATTACTCCCCAGCAG gaGAAAGAGAGCATCGCCAAGTGCATCACAGACCTGAAGGCTCTGGCGAAGGCCACTCAGGCCAAGGCTGCAGTCTAA
- the eps8l3b gene encoding epidermal growth factor receptor kinase substrate 8-like protein 3b isoform X1, translating to MFGNTAPFSYSPRGFSPEDFPQQRRAFQQDDLKAPPLQRNGLSRPSGKFIYRQRKEYSETLNRQTDNLHVRVEHLFTCEIDGEAMKRLEDCVAKLKRLDTKGRLWPQEMIMEVQGGYVLLSDIESKIELESLPLSNITQTKAMLDSCSYNSLLIITVQEHRKRFPQVYMFQCEEIKADVLKSDLDKVIPKRGAEVEPHLDQLDIRSNRENIIGRHSPGGFQQAEPRPAHRELILPPSDHLTRSQWESMSLPVYSSVDEMLRHPDPRETQTSPELQNNTDVLNHVIGDIEIFIGKVSSVGKALPSQKEKKKNMFKMEKAKKNASADYLPPWQEYMSCLQKIKYGFNLLAQLDGVLNSPTAQDFVHIFFSCLAMLVPRYPADLPPTVISPQLSESAVWLLSDVVTPEEDQLWKSLGEPWNVPRSRWARNDVPPYIPQFYDGWQPPPPSHIPPRSRNNSQRYSSDGPNRNVKSVSNSARNSPTSVRESPLLMRVIYTFMARNNQELSVMKDDVVQVIQKSKQWWLVRNNQGQEGSVPQNVLEPMRNTRLTEDMLDTRGPVTLDMSSSPSEVRAWLQHKGFSKITVSSLGVLNGKLLLGMTKEEIRTVCPEEGGKVFFQLQGVKSAVALASEPSNIYNTYY from the exons ATGTTCGGAAACACCGCTCCCTTCTCCTACTCCCCAAG GGGGTTTTCACCGGAGGACTTCCCTCAGCAGAGGCGTGCTTTCCAACAAGATGACCTGAAAGCTCCACCACTGCAGAGAAACGGCCTGTCCAGACCCAGTGGAaaattcatataca GGCAGAGAAAAGAGTACTCTGAGACGctgaacagacaaacagacaactTACACGTCAGAGTGGAG CATCTATTCACCTGTGAGATTGACGGCGAGGCAATGAAGAGATTGGAGGACTGTGTGGCCAAGCTCAAGAGGCTGGACACTAAAGGTCGTCTGTGGCCACAGGAGATGATCATGGAGGTTCAGGGAGGATATGTACTGCTCAGTGACATTGAATCCAAG ATCGAGCTGGAGTCACTGCCTTTGAGTAACATCACACAAACCAAGGCAATGTTGGACAGCTGCTCCTACAACTCTCTGCTGATAATAACAGTGCAGGAACACAGAAAACGGTTCCCCCAGGTCTACATGTTCCAGTGTGAGGAGATCAAG GCCGATGTCCTCAAGAGTGATCTGGATAAAGTGATCCCAAAGAGAGGTGCTGAAGTGGAACCTCACTTGGATCAATTGGACATCAG GAGTAATCGTGAAAATATCATCGGACGACATTCTCCAGGAGGTTTCCAGcaggctgagcctcgccctgctCATCGAGAGTTGATCCTTCCACCATCGGACCACCTAACACGATCACAGTGGG aGAGCATGTCTCTCCCTGTCTACTCTTCAGTGGATGAAATGCTGCGCCATCCTGATCCTCGTGAAACACAGACTAGTCCAGAGTTGCAGAATAACACG GATGTTTTAAACCATGTCATAGGAGATATTGAGATCTTCATAGGCAAAGTCTCTTCTGTAGGAAAAGCGCTTCCATcacaaaaggagaagaagaaaaacatgtttaagaTGGAGAAAGCCAAGAAAAACG CATCAGCTGATTATCTGCCACCCTGGCAGGAATATATGTCCTGTCTCCAGAAAATCAAATATGGATTCAATCTGCTG GCTCAGCTGGATGGGGTGCTGAACAGCCCAACTGCTCAGGACTTTGTCCACATCTTCTTCTCCTGTTTAGCCATG TTGGTGCCTCGGTATCCTGCAGACCTGCCACCCACTGTGATCTCGCCGCAGCTGTCAGAATCAGCCGTGTGGCTGCTCAGTGATGTTGTCACCCCGGAGGAGGACCAACTGTGGAAGTCCCTGGGAGAGCCGTGGAATGTTCCCAG GTCTAGATGGGCGCGCAATGATGTTCCACCTTACATTCCTCAGTTCTATGATGGCTGGCAGCCGCCTCCCCCCTCACACATACCCCCAAGGAGCAGGAACAACAGCCAGCGTTACTCATCTGATGGAccaaacagaaatgtaaaa TCGGTGAGCAACAGTGCACGGAATTCACCAACAAG tgtCAGGGAGTCACCTCTGTTAATGCGCGTCATTTACACCTTCATGGCCAGAAACAACCAAGAGCTGAGTGTTATGAAGGATGACGTGGTTCAG gtgatTCAGAAGTCCAAGCAGTGGTGGCTTGTTCGAAACAACCAGGGACAAGAAGGGAGCGTTCCTCAGAATGTTTTGGAGCCGATGAGGAACACCAGGCTCACTGAAGACATGTTG GATACACGTGGTCCAGTGACTCTGGACATGTCCTCATCACCCTCAGAAGTGAGAGCCTGGCTGCAGCACAAAGGTTTCTCAAAAAT CACTGTGTCCAGCCTCGGGGTGCTAAATGGTAAACTGCTTCTGGGAATGACCAAGGAGGAGATTAGGACCGTGTGTCCAGAGGAAGGAGGCAAGGTCTTCTTCCAACTTCAGGGAGTCAAATCAGCTGTTGCA
- the eps8l3b gene encoding epidermal growth factor receptor kinase substrate 8-like protein 3b isoform X3 has translation MFGNTAPFSYSPRGFSPEDFPQQRRAFQQDDLKAPPLQRNGLSRPSGKFIYRQRKEYSETLNRQTDNLHVRVEHLFTCEIDGEAMKRLEDCVAKLKRLDTKGRLWPQEMIMEVQGGYVLLSDIESKIELESLPLSNITQTKAMLDSCSYNSLLIITVQEHRKRFPQVYMFQCEEIKADVLKSDLDKVIPKRGAEVEPHLDQLDIRSNRENIIGRHSPGGFQQAEPRPAHRELILPPSDHLTRSQWVDEMLRHPDPRETQTSPELQNNTDVLNHVIGDIEIFIGKVSSVGKALPSQKEKKKNMFKMEKAKKNASADYLPPWQEYMSCLQKIKYGFNLLAQLDGVLNSPTAQDFVHIFFSCLAMLVPRYPADLPPTVISPQLSESAVWLLSDVVTPEEDQLWKSLGEPWNVPRSRWARNDVPPYIPQFYDGWQPPPPSHIPPRSRNNSQRYSSDGPNRNVKSVSNSARNSPTSVRESPLLMRVIYTFMARNNQELSVMKDDVVQVIQKSKQWWLVRNNQGQEGSVPQNVLEPMRNTRLTEDMLDTRGPVTLDMSSSPSEVRAWLQHKGFSKITVSSLGVLNGKLLLGMTKEEIRTVCPEEGGKVFFQLQGVKSAVALASEPSNIYNTYY, from the exons ATGTTCGGAAACACCGCTCCCTTCTCCTACTCCCCAAG GGGGTTTTCACCGGAGGACTTCCCTCAGCAGAGGCGTGCTTTCCAACAAGATGACCTGAAAGCTCCACCACTGCAGAGAAACGGCCTGTCCAGACCCAGTGGAaaattcatataca GGCAGAGAAAAGAGTACTCTGAGACGctgaacagacaaacagacaactTACACGTCAGAGTGGAG CATCTATTCACCTGTGAGATTGACGGCGAGGCAATGAAGAGATTGGAGGACTGTGTGGCCAAGCTCAAGAGGCTGGACACTAAAGGTCGTCTGTGGCCACAGGAGATGATCATGGAGGTTCAGGGAGGATATGTACTGCTCAGTGACATTGAATCCAAG ATCGAGCTGGAGTCACTGCCTTTGAGTAACATCACACAAACCAAGGCAATGTTGGACAGCTGCTCCTACAACTCTCTGCTGATAATAACAGTGCAGGAACACAGAAAACGGTTCCCCCAGGTCTACATGTTCCAGTGTGAGGAGATCAAG GCCGATGTCCTCAAGAGTGATCTGGATAAAGTGATCCCAAAGAGAGGTGCTGAAGTGGAACCTCACTTGGATCAATTGGACATCAG GAGTAATCGTGAAAATATCATCGGACGACATTCTCCAGGAGGTTTCCAGcaggctgagcctcgccctgctCATCGAGAGTTGATCCTTCCACCATCGGACCACCTAACACGATCACAGTGGG TGGATGAAATGCTGCGCCATCCTGATCCTCGTGAAACACAGACTAGTCCAGAGTTGCAGAATAACACG GATGTTTTAAACCATGTCATAGGAGATATTGAGATCTTCATAGGCAAAGTCTCTTCTGTAGGAAAAGCGCTTCCATcacaaaaggagaagaagaaaaacatgtttaagaTGGAGAAAGCCAAGAAAAACG CATCAGCTGATTATCTGCCACCCTGGCAGGAATATATGTCCTGTCTCCAGAAAATCAAATATGGATTCAATCTGCTG GCTCAGCTGGATGGGGTGCTGAACAGCCCAACTGCTCAGGACTTTGTCCACATCTTCTTCTCCTGTTTAGCCATG TTGGTGCCTCGGTATCCTGCAGACCTGCCACCCACTGTGATCTCGCCGCAGCTGTCAGAATCAGCCGTGTGGCTGCTCAGTGATGTTGTCACCCCGGAGGAGGACCAACTGTGGAAGTCCCTGGGAGAGCCGTGGAATGTTCCCAG GTCTAGATGGGCGCGCAATGATGTTCCACCTTACATTCCTCAGTTCTATGATGGCTGGCAGCCGCCTCCCCCCTCACACATACCCCCAAGGAGCAGGAACAACAGCCAGCGTTACTCATCTGATGGAccaaacagaaatgtaaaa TCGGTGAGCAACAGTGCACGGAATTCACCAACAAG tgtCAGGGAGTCACCTCTGTTAATGCGCGTCATTTACACCTTCATGGCCAGAAACAACCAAGAGCTGAGTGTTATGAAGGATGACGTGGTTCAG gtgatTCAGAAGTCCAAGCAGTGGTGGCTTGTTCGAAACAACCAGGGACAAGAAGGGAGCGTTCCTCAGAATGTTTTGGAGCCGATGAGGAACACCAGGCTCACTGAAGACATGTTG GATACACGTGGTCCAGTGACTCTGGACATGTCCTCATCACCCTCAGAAGTGAGAGCCTGGCTGCAGCACAAAGGTTTCTCAAAAAT CACTGTGTCCAGCCTCGGGGTGCTAAATGGTAAACTGCTTCTGGGAATGACCAAGGAGGAGATTAGGACCGTGTGTCCAGAGGAAGGAGGCAAGGTCTTCTTCCAACTTCAGGGAGTCAAATCAGCTGTTGCA
- the eps8l3b gene encoding epidermal growth factor receptor kinase substrate 8-like protein 3b isoform X2: MFGNTAPFSYSPRGFSPEDFPQQRRAFQQDDLKAPPLQRNGLSRPSGKFIYRQRKEYSETLNRQTDNLHVRVEHLFTCEIDGEAMKRLEDCVAKLKRLDTKGRLWPQEMIMEVQGGYVLLSDIESKIELESLPLSNITQTKAMLDSCSYNSLLIITVQEHRKRFPQVYMFQCEEIKADVLKSDLDKVIPKRGAEVEPHLDQLDIRSNRENIIGRHSPGGFQQAEPRPAHRELILPPSDHLTRSQWESMSLPVYSSVDEMLRHPDPRETQTSPELQNNTDVLNHVIGDIEIFIGKVSSVGKALPSQKEKKKNMFKMEKAKKNASADYLPPWQEYMSCLQKIKYGFNLLAQLDGVLNSPTAQDFVHIFFSCLAMLVPRYPADLPPTVISPQLSESAVWLLSDVVTPEEDQLWKSLGEPWNVPRSRWARNDVPPYIPQFYDGWQPPPPSHIPPRSRNNSQRYSSDGPNRNSVSNSARNSPTSVRESPLLMRVIYTFMARNNQELSVMKDDVVQVIQKSKQWWLVRNNQGQEGSVPQNVLEPMRNTRLTEDMLDTRGPVTLDMSSSPSEVRAWLQHKGFSKITVSSLGVLNGKLLLGMTKEEIRTVCPEEGGKVFFQLQGVKSAVALASEPSNIYNTYY; the protein is encoded by the exons ATGTTCGGAAACACCGCTCCCTTCTCCTACTCCCCAAG GGGGTTTTCACCGGAGGACTTCCCTCAGCAGAGGCGTGCTTTCCAACAAGATGACCTGAAAGCTCCACCACTGCAGAGAAACGGCCTGTCCAGACCCAGTGGAaaattcatataca GGCAGAGAAAAGAGTACTCTGAGACGctgaacagacaaacagacaactTACACGTCAGAGTGGAG CATCTATTCACCTGTGAGATTGACGGCGAGGCAATGAAGAGATTGGAGGACTGTGTGGCCAAGCTCAAGAGGCTGGACACTAAAGGTCGTCTGTGGCCACAGGAGATGATCATGGAGGTTCAGGGAGGATATGTACTGCTCAGTGACATTGAATCCAAG ATCGAGCTGGAGTCACTGCCTTTGAGTAACATCACACAAACCAAGGCAATGTTGGACAGCTGCTCCTACAACTCTCTGCTGATAATAACAGTGCAGGAACACAGAAAACGGTTCCCCCAGGTCTACATGTTCCAGTGTGAGGAGATCAAG GCCGATGTCCTCAAGAGTGATCTGGATAAAGTGATCCCAAAGAGAGGTGCTGAAGTGGAACCTCACTTGGATCAATTGGACATCAG GAGTAATCGTGAAAATATCATCGGACGACATTCTCCAGGAGGTTTCCAGcaggctgagcctcgccctgctCATCGAGAGTTGATCCTTCCACCATCGGACCACCTAACACGATCACAGTGGG aGAGCATGTCTCTCCCTGTCTACTCTTCAGTGGATGAAATGCTGCGCCATCCTGATCCTCGTGAAACACAGACTAGTCCAGAGTTGCAGAATAACACG GATGTTTTAAACCATGTCATAGGAGATATTGAGATCTTCATAGGCAAAGTCTCTTCTGTAGGAAAAGCGCTTCCATcacaaaaggagaagaagaaaaacatgtttaagaTGGAGAAAGCCAAGAAAAACG CATCAGCTGATTATCTGCCACCCTGGCAGGAATATATGTCCTGTCTCCAGAAAATCAAATATGGATTCAATCTGCTG GCTCAGCTGGATGGGGTGCTGAACAGCCCAACTGCTCAGGACTTTGTCCACATCTTCTTCTCCTGTTTAGCCATG TTGGTGCCTCGGTATCCTGCAGACCTGCCACCCACTGTGATCTCGCCGCAGCTGTCAGAATCAGCCGTGTGGCTGCTCAGTGATGTTGTCACCCCGGAGGAGGACCAACTGTGGAAGTCCCTGGGAGAGCCGTGGAATGTTCCCAG GTCTAGATGGGCGCGCAATGATGTTCCACCTTACATTCCTCAGTTCTATGATGGCTGGCAGCCGCCTCCCCCCTCACACATACCCCCAAGGAGCAGGAACAACAGCCAGCGTTACTCATCTGATGGAccaaacagaaat TCGGTGAGCAACAGTGCACGGAATTCACCAACAAG tgtCAGGGAGTCACCTCTGTTAATGCGCGTCATTTACACCTTCATGGCCAGAAACAACCAAGAGCTGAGTGTTATGAAGGATGACGTGGTTCAG gtgatTCAGAAGTCCAAGCAGTGGTGGCTTGTTCGAAACAACCAGGGACAAGAAGGGAGCGTTCCTCAGAATGTTTTGGAGCCGATGAGGAACACCAGGCTCACTGAAGACATGTTG GATACACGTGGTCCAGTGACTCTGGACATGTCCTCATCACCCTCAGAAGTGAGAGCCTGGCTGCAGCACAAAGGTTTCTCAAAAAT CACTGTGTCCAGCCTCGGGGTGCTAAATGGTAAACTGCTTCTGGGAATGACCAAGGAGGAGATTAGGACCGTGTGTCCAGAGGAAGGAGGCAAGGTCTTCTTCCAACTTCAGGGAGTCAAATCAGCTGTTGCA